GCTGGTGCACTTCTCGAAGACGGCCGGCGACACGGTCAGCGGCCCCATGCAGCCGCTGACCGTGCGCGCCGGTTCATCGGACAGGCTCACCCGCCGGTGGCGCTGCCAGCGGTGGACAGCGCGCTCTCCAGCCAGCTCTGCAGGGCCGGGGCGGGTGCCGCGCCGGCCTGACGAGTGACGACTCGCCCGTGGTCGAGGACCATGAGGGTGGGCACGGCCTGCACGGTGAACCGCTGCGCGATCTGCGGCGCGGCGTCGATGTTGACCTTGACCAGCTTCATGCGGCCGGCGAAGGTGCGGGCCAGCTCCTCCAGGGCGGGGCTGACCATGCGG
This window of the Geodermatophilus sp. DSM 44513 genome carries:
- the trxA gene encoding thioredoxin, with protein sequence MTSPTIVACPSCGRRNRVPADAAGTPRCGQCHTPLPWIADAGESDFAEVVERAPLPVLLDLWAPWCGPCRMVSPALEELARTFAGRMKLVKVNIDAAPQIAQRFTVQAVPTLMVLDHGRVVTRQAGAAPAPALQSWLESALSTAGSATGG